A window of the Cucurbita pepo subsp. pepo cultivar mu-cu-16 chromosome LG01, ASM280686v2, whole genome shotgun sequence genome harbors these coding sequences:
- the LOC111802187 gene encoding patatin-like protein 6 — protein MTTNLLEMQEPSIDTDKLSYEIFSILESKFLFGYDDQKLWIPKQISPVIESMPEVHPRPEAQADAVNGVSAIKNQRGKICILSIDSGGMRGILSGKALSYLEQALKTKSGNPDARIADYFDVAAGAGIGGIFTAMLFATKDQSRPIYNAEETWRFLAEQGKRFYRSSSSLGNAFLRRLRKPSGSSSSATATATAGLEKAMKEAFEENGRTLTLKDTLKPVLIPCYDLSSTAPFLFSRADALETESFNFRLWEVCRATSAEPGVFEPVPMQSIDHQTQCLAVDGGLAMSNPTAAAITHVLHNKQEFPFVRGVEDLLVLSLGTGQLFEVNYDYNEVKGWKAKQWARPIARISGEGAADMVDQAVAMAFGQCKSSNYVRIQANGSSNVKCSPNVEIDPSPSNVNMLLGLAEEMLKQKNVESVLFGGKRIAEQTNYEKLDWIAAELVLEHQRRSCRIAPTVAFKQVLPSSNP, from the exons ATGACGACCAATTTGTTGGAAATGCAAGAACCGAGTATTGATACGGATAAGTTGAGCTATGAGATTTTTTCAATTCTCGAGAGTAAATTCTTGTTTGGCTATGACGATCAGAAGCTTTGGATACCGAAGCAGATCTCTCCGGTTATTGAATCGATGCCTGAGGTTCATCCCCGGCCGGAAGCTCAAGCGGACGCCGTGAATGGCGTTTCGGCGATTAAGAATCAAAGGGGGAAAATCTGCATTCTGAGCATCGATAGCGGTGGCATGCGGGGGATTCTTTCCGGTAAGGCTTTGTCGTATCTTGAACAAGCTCTCAAGACGAAATCCGGCAATCCGGACGCTAGAATCGCTGATTATTTCGATGTTGCCGCCGGGGCTGGCATTGGAGGTATTTTCACGGCGATGCTTTTTGCGACCAAGGACCAGAGCCGTCCAATCTACAATGCGGAGGAGACGTGGCGGTTTCTCGCCGAGCAAGGGAAACGATTCTACCGTTCGTCTTCAAGTCTCGGCAACGCCTTTCTCCGACGGCTACGAAAACCTAGCGGCTCTTCCTCCTCCGCCACTGCTACTGCCACCGCCGGTTTGGAGAAGGCGATGAAAGAGGCATTCGAAGAGAACGGCAGAACGTTAACGCTTAAGGACACTCTTAAACCGGTTCTAATCCCTTGCTACGATCTCTCCAGTACGGCGCCGTTTCTATTCTCCCGAGCCGACGCTCTCGAGACAGAGAGCTTCAATTTCCGGCTATGGGAGGTCTGTCGAGCCACATCAGCCGAACCAGGCGTGTTCGAACCAGTTCCAATGCAGTCCATCGACCACCAAACACAGTGCCTCGCCGTCGACGGTGGATTAGCCATGAGCAACCCGACGGCGGCGGCGATCACGCACGTGCTGCACAATAAGCAAGAGTTCCCATTCGTGCGAGGGGTTGAGGATCTTTTGGTTCTGTCTTTAGGGACCGGTCAACTGTTCGAGGTGAATTACGATTACAATGAAGTGAAGGGCTGGAAAGCGAAGCAGTGGGCTCGACCCATAGCTCGAATCTCCGGCGAGGGCGCGGCCGACATGGTGGACCAAGCGGTGGCCATGGCTTTCGGCCAGTGCAAGAGCAGTAATTACGTGCGAATTCAG GCAAATGGATCCAGCAATGTTAAGTGCAGTCCCAATGTGGAAATAGATCCAAGCCCTAGCAATGTAAATATGCTGCTTGGATTAGCAGAAGAGATGCTGAAACAGAAGAATGTTGAATCTGTTCTGTTTGGAGGGAAGAGGATTGCAGAGCAGACTAATTATGAGAAACTTGATTGGATTGCTGCAGAGCTTGTTCTTGAGCATCAGAGAAGGAGTTGCAGAATAGCTCCTACTGTTGCTTTCAAGCAAGTGCTACCCTCCTCAAACCCATAG